One genomic segment of Theobroma cacao cultivar B97-61/B2 chromosome 6, Criollo_cocoa_genome_V2, whole genome shotgun sequence includes these proteins:
- the LOC18596264 gene encoding uncharacterized protein LOC18596264 isoform X1: MGVSFKISKTGNRFKPKPCLQSEVSVDDVSEKSKESSRPRKLQGDVIEGGERVGGVSQSIVSDERLRVPADHEISFTLNLYLDGYSIGKPPEKEALHQATVQDAPKLHPYDRSSETLFSAIESGRLPGDILDDIPCKYVDGTLVCEVRDYRKSAPQQVSTIPSMDGSPIINKVRLRMSLENVVKDIPLSSDNSWTYGELMEAESRILTALQPRLFLDPTPKLERLCTNPFPTTLNLASCSLRRKRLRHAPEVTVTSASKIHGKKVCTDRVPESSNGRLGEAGIISGSLMPQQVQENLTSQNNVSNNMLALRPKSFVQDSSVPALPMTSQSPRYQMGVVNARSMQDHGSSSFVNPSTASPAGQDMTISYADSINSGASLLGKRENPDGPMSPLSGLNKRNRLNAVGPDGIPQQQIGPHMDGLHGPDMTWKNMLLPQQAMARGIQYANVGMQKHPQQVFEGVVNQEAGAMPFGAGQQALRYGAKEEPFDPDKLDGSELNRESDTNHLDQQQTRLQPRLPHGYVRPGFPQTPWNNINQHVEKDARKDEQFQKRKSVQSPRLSGGALPQSPLSSKSGEFSSGSIGPHFGAVATITALGASQKEKAAVNSVPAVGGTPSLTSSANDSMQRQHQAQVAAKRRSNSLPKTPAINAVGSPASVSNISVPLNASSPSVGTPPLADQSILERFSKIEIVTMRYKLNRKKKKVDEYHIQKPSTHSPQQVSTCLNSVSINEDFKDSSTPLSKSLFGGSMNTYKTRILNFVQVDRVVQGNVVSVVPRVRTRMIMSEKPTDGTVAMFYGDIDDGDIPGAEDYISHFPMLPNTHLADLLAGQFCSLMLREGHHLVEDNVQAKPTCVLMASSSQQNSAATFPNSSAVDMQHTMQQYADAVPGQATNEVAKPNSSNNISINSSPSALGNTRMLPPGNPQALQMSQGLLSGVSMPARPPQLDTQPALQPQPQPQPQQAQQQQAQQQQASQQQQQQQHQQSQHALLQQQHQHFQRSPMMLASNPLSHSNAIGQNSNMQLGNQMVNKHSPLQLQMLQQQQQQQQQQQQQHQQQQQPQQQRKLMMGLGTAVGMGNIGNNMVRLGGLGNAIGIGGARGIGGSGISAPMSPISGIGNMGQNPINLNPTSNITNAISQHLRPGPLTPAHAHAALISKLRMGRANMLGNPQSSIAGMSGARQLHPGSASLSMLGQNLNQANMNPMQRTAMGPMGPPKMMPGLNNLYMNQHQQQFQLQHQQQQQLQHQQQQQQQQHLQQLQHQQLQQQQQQQLQQQQQQETTSPLQAVVSPSQVGSPSTMGIPQLNQQSQQQQAQQQQAQQQTSPQQMNQRTPMSPQLSSGAIHAGNPEACPASPQLSSQTLGSVGSITNSPMELGVNKSNSVGNT; encoded by the exons ATGGGTGTTTCGTTTAAGATTTCGAAAACCGGTAATAGGTTCAAGCCGAAGCCTTGTCTCCAATCAGAGGTTTCAGTTGATGATGTCTCTGAGAAATCTAAAGAGAGCTCACGGCCTAGAAAGCTCCAg GGTGATGTCATTGAAGGTGGTGAGCGTGTTGGTGGGGTGTCTCAATCAATTGTTTCTGATGAAAGGCTTCGTGTTCCCGCTG ACCATGAAATTTCCTTCACCTTGAACCTGTACCTAGATGGATATTCTATTGGAAAACCCCCAGAG AAGGAGGCTTTGCATCAGGCTACTGTTCAGGATGCTCCAAAGTTGCATCCATATGATAGGTCATCTGAAACTCTCTTCTCA GCAATTGAATCTGGACGATTGCCAGGagatattttggatgataTACCATGCAAATATGTTGATGGGACACTCGTATGTGAG GTGCGAGATTATCGAAAAAGTGCACCTCAACAAGTGTCTACCATCCCATCTATGGATGGATCCCCTATCATCAATAAAGTGCGCCTTAGGATGTCTTTGGAGAATGTAGTGAAGGATATTCCATTGAGCTCAGATAATTCATGGACTTATGGTGAATTAATG GAAGCAGAGTCTCGGATATTGACAGCCTTGCAACCACGGCTTTTTTTAGATCCTACTCCCAAACTGGAGAGGCTTTGTACTAACCCCTTTCCAACTACG CTCAACCTTGCTTCTTGTAGCTTGCGACGAAAGAGATTGAGGCATGCTCCAGAAGTTACTGTCACCTCTGCTAGTAAGATCCATGGCAAGAAGGTTTGCACAGACAGAGTGCCAGAAAGCTCCAATGGGAGGCTGGGAGAGGCAGGAATTATTTCAGGGAGTTTGATGCCACAACAAGTCCAGGAAAATCTGACTTCTCAGAATAATGTTTCCAACAATATGTTAGCATTAAGACCTAAAAGTTTTGTGCAAGATTCCTCTGTTCCAGCACTTCCGATGACATCCCAGTCACCGAGGTATCAAATGGGGGTTGTGAATGCAAGAAGCATGCAGGATCATGGGTCTAGCTCCTTTGTCAATCCATCAACCGCCTCCCCTGCTGGGCAGGACATGACAATCTCATATGCTGACAGCATAAACTCTGGTGCTTCTCTTCTTGGAAAGCGAGAGAATCCAGATGGTCCGATGTCACCCTTATCTGGCCTTAATAAAAGAAACAGGCTTAATGCTGTGGGACCAGATGGGATTCCACAACAACAAATTGGGCCGCATATGGATGGCCTCCATGGACCAGATATGACCTGGAAGAATATGTTGCTGCCCCAGCAAGCAATGGCAAGAGGAATTCAATATGCAAATGTGGGCATGCAGAAGCATCCTCAGCAGGTTTTTGAAGGGGTTGTGAATCAGGAGGCTGGTGCAATGCCATTTGGTGCAGGACAGCAAGCATTGAGATATGGTGCCAAGGAAGAGCCATTTGATCCAGACAAGTTGGATGGCTCTGAGCTCAATCGGGAAAGTGATACTAACCATTTGGACCAACAGCAGACACGACTTCAACCAAGATTACCACATGGATATGTGAGACCTGGTTTCCCTCAAACACCTTGGAACAATATTAATCAGCATGTTGAGAAAGATGCGAGAAAGGATGAACAGTTCCAAAAAAGGAAATCAGTGCAAAGTCCACGTTTATCGGGTGGGGCTTTGCCTCAATCTCCGTTATCATCAAAATCTGGGGAATTTTCAAGTGGTTCCATAGGACCTCACTTTGGGGCTGTTGCAACAATCACTGCACTTGGAGCATCTCAAAAGGAGAAGGCAGCTGTTAATTCAGTTCCTGCTGTTGGTGGTACCCCATCTTTGACTTCAAGTGCAAATGATTCTATGCAACGACAACACCAGGCTCAAGTTGCTGCTAAGCGAAGATCAAATTCCCTCCCCAAGACCCCAGCAATTAATGCAGTTGGATCTCCTGCAAGTGTTAGTAATATCAGTGTTCCACTAAATGCAAGCAGTCCTTCTGTTGGAACCCCACCTTTGGCTGATCAATCAATACTTGAAAGGTTCTCAAAGATTGAAATTGTGACTATGAG GTATAAACTCaacagaaaaaagaagaaggttGATGAGTACCACATCCAGAAACCCAGCACACATTCTCCTCAACAAGTATCAACCTGTCTAAACAGTGTTTCCATTAATGAGGATTTTAAAGACAGTTCAACTCCACTATCAAAGTCACTATTTGGTGGCAGCATGAATACATACAAGACAAGAATCTTAAATTTTGTGCAGGTTGACCGTGTTGTTCAAG GGAATGTCGTTTCTGTAGTTCCTAGGGTACGGACTAGAATGATAATGTCTGAGAAACCAACCGATGGGACTGTAGCAATGTTTTATGGAGACATAGATGATGGTGACATTCCTGGTGCAGAGGATtatatttctcattttcctATGCTTCCAAATACT CACTTGGCAGACTTGCTTGCGGGACAGTTCTGTTCACTG ATGCTGCGTGAAGGGCATCACCTTGTGGAAGATAATGTCCAGGCAAAACCAACTTGTGTGCTAATGGCCTCAAGCAGTCAACAAAATTCTGCTGCAACCTTTCCCAACAGTTCTGCAGTTGATATGCAGCATACAATGCAGCAGTATGCTGACGCTGTTCCAGGTCAGGCAACCAATGAAGTGGCAAAGCCTAATAGCAGTAATAATATATCCATAAATTCATCCCCAAGTGCGCTAGGAAACACTAGGATGCTGCCTCCTGGAAACCCTCAGGCCTTACAGATGTCTCAAGGACTCCTATCTGGGGTTTCAATGCCTGCAAGGCCACCACAACTAGATACACAACCTGCACTTCAGCCACAGCCACAGCCACAGCCACAACAAGCTCAGCAGCAACAAGCTCAGCAGCAACAAGCATcacagcagcagcagcagcagcagcatcAGCAAAGTCAACATGCCTTGCTCCAACAGCAGCATCAGCATTTCCAGAGATCACCAATGATGCTTGCATCAAATCCTCTTTCACACTCGAATGCAATTGGGCAGAATTCAAACATGCAGTTGGGTAATCAAATGGTCAATAAACATTCCCCTCTCCAGCTTCAGATGTtacagcagcagcagcagcagcagcagcagcagcaacaaCAGCATCAACAACAGCAGCAGCCACAGCAGCAGAGGAAATTGATGATGGGACTAGGAACAGCTGTAGGTATGGGAAACATTGGCAATAACATGGTCAGGCTTGGAGGCCTAGGCAATGCCATCGGAATTGGAGGTGCAAGGGGAATTGGTGGGTCTGGAATCTCAGCTCCAATGTCACCTATTTCTGGCATTGGAAATATGGGCCAGAACCCAATCAATCTTAACCCAACTTCAAATATTACGAATGCAATAAGCCAGCACCTTCGACCCGGGCCACTAACACCTGCTCATGCTCATGCGGCtctcatttcaaaattgaggATGGGCCGAGCAAACATGTTAGGCAATCCTCAATCAAGCATAGCTGGGATGTCTGGGGCCAGACAGCTGCATCCGGGGTCTGCGAGTCTTTCAATGTTGGGCCAGAATCTGAACCAGGCTAACATGAACCCTATGCAACGGACTGCTATGGGGCCCATGGGTCCTCCAAAGATGATGCCTGGGTTGAACAACCTTTACATGAACCAGCATCAGCAACAGTTTCAGTTGCAGCatcagcagcagcagcaattGCAGCATCAGCAGCAACAGCAACAACAGCAACACTTACAGCAGCTGCAGCATCAGCAATTACAGCAACAGCAGCAGCAACAGCtacagcagcagcagcaacaaGAAACAACCTCACCACTACAGGCTGTGGTTTCTCCTTCACAGGTAGGCTCACCATCAACCATGGGAATTCCACAATTGAACCAACAATCTCAGCAACAGCAAGCCCAGCAACAGCAAGCCCAGCAACAGACCAGTCCACAACAAATGAATCAAAGGACTCCCATGAGTCCACAACTGAGCTCAGGTGCTATCCATGCTGGTAACCCAGAGGCTTGTCCAGCTAGCCCCCAATTGAGCTCCCAGACCCTTGGTTCAGTTGGTAGCATCACAAATTCTCCTATGGAGCTTGGTGTGAACAAGAGCAACTCTGTTGGCAATACATAG
- the LOC18596264 gene encoding uncharacterized protein LOC18596264 isoform X2, translating into MGVSFKISKTGNRFKPKPCLQSEVSVDDVSEKSKESSRPRKLQGDVIEGGERVGGVSQSIVSDERLRVPADHEISFTLNLYLDGYSIGKPPEKEALHQATVQDAPKLHPYDRSSETLFSAIESGRLPGDILDDIPCKYVDGTLVCEVRDYRKSAPQQVSTIPSMDGSPIINKVRLRMSLENVVKDIPLSSDNSWTYGELMEAESRILTALQPRLFLDPTPKLERLCTNPFPTTLNLASCSLRRKRLRHAPEVTVTSASKIHGKKVCTDRVPESSNGRLGEAGIISGSLMPQQVQENLTSQNNVSNNMLALRPKSFVQDSSVPALPMTSQSPRYQMGVVNARSMQDHGSSSFVNPSTASPAGQDMTISYADSINSGASLLGKRENPDGPMSPLSGLNKRNRLNAVGPDGIPQQQIGPHMDGLHGPDMTWKNMLLPQQAMARGIQYANVGMQKHPQQVFEGVVNQEAGAMPFGAGQQALRYGAKEEPFDPDKLDGSELNRESDTNHLDQQQTRLQPRLPHGYVRPGFPQTPWNNINQHVEKDARKDEQFQKRKSVQSPRLSGGALPQSPLSSKSGEFSSGSIGPHFGAVATITALGASQKEKAAVNSVPAVGGTPSLTSSANDSMQRQHQAQVAAKRRSNSLPKTPAINAVGSPASVSNISVPLNASSPSVGTPPLADQSILERFSKIEIVTMRYKLNRKKKKVDEYHIQKPSTHSPQQVSTCLNSVSINEDFKDSSTPLSKSLFGGSMNTYKTRILNFVQVDRVVQVPRVRTRMIMSEKPTDGTVAMFYGDIDDGDIPGAEDYISHFPMLPNTHLADLLAGQFCSLMLREGHHLVEDNVQAKPTCVLMASSSQQNSAATFPNSSAVDMQHTMQQYADAVPGQATNEVAKPNSSNNISINSSPSALGNTRMLPPGNPQALQMSQGLLSGVSMPARPPQLDTQPALQPQPQPQPQQAQQQQAQQQQASQQQQQQQHQQSQHALLQQQHQHFQRSPMMLASNPLSHSNAIGQNSNMQLGNQMVNKHSPLQLQMLQQQQQQQQQQQQQHQQQQQPQQQRKLMMGLGTAVGMGNIGNNMVRLGGLGNAIGIGGARGIGGSGISAPMSPISGIGNMGQNPINLNPTSNITNAISQHLRPGPLTPAHAHAALISKLRMGRANMLGNPQSSIAGMSGARQLHPGSASLSMLGQNLNQANMNPMQRTAMGPMGPPKMMPGLNNLYMNQHQQQFQLQHQQQQQLQHQQQQQQQQHLQQLQHQQLQQQQQQQLQQQQQQETTSPLQAVVSPSQVGSPSTMGIPQLNQQSQQQQAQQQQAQQQTSPQQMNQRTPMSPQLSSGAIHAGNPEACPASPQLSSQTLGSVGSITNSPMELGVNKSNSVGNT; encoded by the exons ATGGGTGTTTCGTTTAAGATTTCGAAAACCGGTAATAGGTTCAAGCCGAAGCCTTGTCTCCAATCAGAGGTTTCAGTTGATGATGTCTCTGAGAAATCTAAAGAGAGCTCACGGCCTAGAAAGCTCCAg GGTGATGTCATTGAAGGTGGTGAGCGTGTTGGTGGGGTGTCTCAATCAATTGTTTCTGATGAAAGGCTTCGTGTTCCCGCTG ACCATGAAATTTCCTTCACCTTGAACCTGTACCTAGATGGATATTCTATTGGAAAACCCCCAGAG AAGGAGGCTTTGCATCAGGCTACTGTTCAGGATGCTCCAAAGTTGCATCCATATGATAGGTCATCTGAAACTCTCTTCTCA GCAATTGAATCTGGACGATTGCCAGGagatattttggatgataTACCATGCAAATATGTTGATGGGACACTCGTATGTGAG GTGCGAGATTATCGAAAAAGTGCACCTCAACAAGTGTCTACCATCCCATCTATGGATGGATCCCCTATCATCAATAAAGTGCGCCTTAGGATGTCTTTGGAGAATGTAGTGAAGGATATTCCATTGAGCTCAGATAATTCATGGACTTATGGTGAATTAATG GAAGCAGAGTCTCGGATATTGACAGCCTTGCAACCACGGCTTTTTTTAGATCCTACTCCCAAACTGGAGAGGCTTTGTACTAACCCCTTTCCAACTACG CTCAACCTTGCTTCTTGTAGCTTGCGACGAAAGAGATTGAGGCATGCTCCAGAAGTTACTGTCACCTCTGCTAGTAAGATCCATGGCAAGAAGGTTTGCACAGACAGAGTGCCAGAAAGCTCCAATGGGAGGCTGGGAGAGGCAGGAATTATTTCAGGGAGTTTGATGCCACAACAAGTCCAGGAAAATCTGACTTCTCAGAATAATGTTTCCAACAATATGTTAGCATTAAGACCTAAAAGTTTTGTGCAAGATTCCTCTGTTCCAGCACTTCCGATGACATCCCAGTCACCGAGGTATCAAATGGGGGTTGTGAATGCAAGAAGCATGCAGGATCATGGGTCTAGCTCCTTTGTCAATCCATCAACCGCCTCCCCTGCTGGGCAGGACATGACAATCTCATATGCTGACAGCATAAACTCTGGTGCTTCTCTTCTTGGAAAGCGAGAGAATCCAGATGGTCCGATGTCACCCTTATCTGGCCTTAATAAAAGAAACAGGCTTAATGCTGTGGGACCAGATGGGATTCCACAACAACAAATTGGGCCGCATATGGATGGCCTCCATGGACCAGATATGACCTGGAAGAATATGTTGCTGCCCCAGCAAGCAATGGCAAGAGGAATTCAATATGCAAATGTGGGCATGCAGAAGCATCCTCAGCAGGTTTTTGAAGGGGTTGTGAATCAGGAGGCTGGTGCAATGCCATTTGGTGCAGGACAGCAAGCATTGAGATATGGTGCCAAGGAAGAGCCATTTGATCCAGACAAGTTGGATGGCTCTGAGCTCAATCGGGAAAGTGATACTAACCATTTGGACCAACAGCAGACACGACTTCAACCAAGATTACCACATGGATATGTGAGACCTGGTTTCCCTCAAACACCTTGGAACAATATTAATCAGCATGTTGAGAAAGATGCGAGAAAGGATGAACAGTTCCAAAAAAGGAAATCAGTGCAAAGTCCACGTTTATCGGGTGGGGCTTTGCCTCAATCTCCGTTATCATCAAAATCTGGGGAATTTTCAAGTGGTTCCATAGGACCTCACTTTGGGGCTGTTGCAACAATCACTGCACTTGGAGCATCTCAAAAGGAGAAGGCAGCTGTTAATTCAGTTCCTGCTGTTGGTGGTACCCCATCTTTGACTTCAAGTGCAAATGATTCTATGCAACGACAACACCAGGCTCAAGTTGCTGCTAAGCGAAGATCAAATTCCCTCCCCAAGACCCCAGCAATTAATGCAGTTGGATCTCCTGCAAGTGTTAGTAATATCAGTGTTCCACTAAATGCAAGCAGTCCTTCTGTTGGAACCCCACCTTTGGCTGATCAATCAATACTTGAAAGGTTCTCAAAGATTGAAATTGTGACTATGAG GTATAAACTCaacagaaaaaagaagaaggttGATGAGTACCACATCCAGAAACCCAGCACACATTCTCCTCAACAAGTATCAACCTGTCTAAACAGTGTTTCCATTAATGAGGATTTTAAAGACAGTTCAACTCCACTATCAAAGTCACTATTTGGTGGCAGCATGAATACATACAAGACAAGAATCTTAAATTTTGTGCAGGTTGACCGTGTTGTTCAAG TTCCTAGGGTACGGACTAGAATGATAATGTCTGAGAAACCAACCGATGGGACTGTAGCAATGTTTTATGGAGACATAGATGATGGTGACATTCCTGGTGCAGAGGATtatatttctcattttcctATGCTTCCAAATACT CACTTGGCAGACTTGCTTGCGGGACAGTTCTGTTCACTG ATGCTGCGTGAAGGGCATCACCTTGTGGAAGATAATGTCCAGGCAAAACCAACTTGTGTGCTAATGGCCTCAAGCAGTCAACAAAATTCTGCTGCAACCTTTCCCAACAGTTCTGCAGTTGATATGCAGCATACAATGCAGCAGTATGCTGACGCTGTTCCAGGTCAGGCAACCAATGAAGTGGCAAAGCCTAATAGCAGTAATAATATATCCATAAATTCATCCCCAAGTGCGCTAGGAAACACTAGGATGCTGCCTCCTGGAAACCCTCAGGCCTTACAGATGTCTCAAGGACTCCTATCTGGGGTTTCAATGCCTGCAAGGCCACCACAACTAGATACACAACCTGCACTTCAGCCACAGCCACAGCCACAGCCACAACAAGCTCAGCAGCAACAAGCTCAGCAGCAACAAGCATcacagcagcagcagcagcagcagcatcAGCAAAGTCAACATGCCTTGCTCCAACAGCAGCATCAGCATTTCCAGAGATCACCAATGATGCTTGCATCAAATCCTCTTTCACACTCGAATGCAATTGGGCAGAATTCAAACATGCAGTTGGGTAATCAAATGGTCAATAAACATTCCCCTCTCCAGCTTCAGATGTtacagcagcagcagcagcagcagcagcagcagcaacaaCAGCATCAACAACAGCAGCAGCCACAGCAGCAGAGGAAATTGATGATGGGACTAGGAACAGCTGTAGGTATGGGAAACATTGGCAATAACATGGTCAGGCTTGGAGGCCTAGGCAATGCCATCGGAATTGGAGGTGCAAGGGGAATTGGTGGGTCTGGAATCTCAGCTCCAATGTCACCTATTTCTGGCATTGGAAATATGGGCCAGAACCCAATCAATCTTAACCCAACTTCAAATATTACGAATGCAATAAGCCAGCACCTTCGACCCGGGCCACTAACACCTGCTCATGCTCATGCGGCtctcatttcaaaattgaggATGGGCCGAGCAAACATGTTAGGCAATCCTCAATCAAGCATAGCTGGGATGTCTGGGGCCAGACAGCTGCATCCGGGGTCTGCGAGTCTTTCAATGTTGGGCCAGAATCTGAACCAGGCTAACATGAACCCTATGCAACGGACTGCTATGGGGCCCATGGGTCCTCCAAAGATGATGCCTGGGTTGAACAACCTTTACATGAACCAGCATCAGCAACAGTTTCAGTTGCAGCatcagcagcagcagcaattGCAGCATCAGCAGCAACAGCAACAACAGCAACACTTACAGCAGCTGCAGCATCAGCAATTACAGCAACAGCAGCAGCAACAGCtacagcagcagcagcaacaaGAAACAACCTCACCACTACAGGCTGTGGTTTCTCCTTCACAGGTAGGCTCACCATCAACCATGGGAATTCCACAATTGAACCAACAATCTCAGCAACAGCAAGCCCAGCAACAGCAAGCCCAGCAACAGACCAGTCCACAACAAATGAATCAAAGGACTCCCATGAGTCCACAACTGAGCTCAGGTGCTATCCATGCTGGTAACCCAGAGGCTTGTCCAGCTAGCCCCCAATTGAGCTCCCAGACCCTTGGTTCAGTTGGTAGCATCACAAATTCTCCTATGGAGCTTGGTGTGAACAAGAGCAACTCTGTTGGCAATACATAG